The proteins below are encoded in one region of Oryzias melastigma strain HK-1 linkage group LG7, ASM292280v2, whole genome shotgun sequence:
- the LOC112159221 gene encoding urotensin-2 — translation MKCNHFLSWAFVLMAFGPLLAHPIIDSAEMPYSGPASVEEQGISALDDLSLSEQTFPSQDGAGLRYSSLISGNINRDGVRTGFLPRGMKKDVFLEKQSLLNPFSHILGVRKEFRKRSGNSECFWKYCV, via the exons ATGAAGTGCAATCATTTCCTCTCCTGGGCGTTTGTGCTTATGGCCTTTGGCCCGCTGTTGGCCCACCCCATTATAGATTCAGCTGAGATGCCTTATTCAGGACCCG CATCCGTGGAGGAGCAGGGAATCAGCGCTCTGGATGATCTGTCCCTCTCGGAGCAGACTTTCCCCTCACAGGATGGTGCCGGACTCAGATATTCATCATTGATATCCGGGAATATCAACAGAGATG GAGTCCGAACTGGATTTCTGCCCAGGGGGATGAAAAAAGAT gtttttttggagAAGCAGAGTCTTCTAAACCCCTTCAGCCACATTCTAGGCGTCCGGAAAGAATTCAGGAAGCGTTCTGGGAACTCTGAATGCTTCTGGAAGTACTGTGTTTGA